A single region of the Streptomyces sp. NBC_00425 genome encodes:
- a CDS encoding FAD-dependent oxidoreductase: protein MSTPEHYDTDVLVIGSGPAGGTAALLLATYGVRTQLVTKYGWLADTPRAHITNQRCMEVFRDLGIEREALEKGTPSHLMGDTVFATSLLGDEIGRIRTWGTGDESLTEYAAQSPCGMIDLPQTYLEPILLSNAARRGAVIRLNTELIDFEQDADGVTARLRDRPSGTEHTVRARYMIGADGGRSIVADKLALPMEGRMGKAGSMNIVFRADLARYVEHRPSVLYWIMRPGADVGGIGMGLLRMVRPWNEWLIVWGYDIDNPPPEVTDEAAAAIVRDLVGDEELDVRIDSASLWTVNHAYATRLHSGRVFCAGDAVHRHPPSNGLGSNTSVQDSYNLAWKLAAVLNGHAGPELLDTYTDERAPVARQIVERANLSRDQFLPLFEALGVVGGGEKGISEALEAARRPDAEGAGKRRAIREAIELKHYEFNAHGVEHNQRYTSAAVIPDGTAETVTRDDELFGRPTSRPGAKLPHAWLVDDKGGRISTLDLVGKGGFTVLTGLAGAPWADAAGILAGELGLDLRGVVIDRDAHDAYGEWSRRAEIDEEGVLLVRPDGYVAWRRPSGAADITEATRLLREALTAVLCQ, encoded by the coding sequence ATGAGCACCCCTGAGCACTACGACACCGACGTCCTCGTCATCGGCAGCGGCCCGGCCGGCGGCACCGCGGCCCTGCTGCTGGCCACCTACGGGGTACGCACCCAGCTGGTCACCAAGTACGGATGGCTCGCCGACACGCCGCGCGCCCACATCACCAACCAGCGCTGCATGGAGGTCTTCCGCGACCTCGGGATCGAGCGGGAGGCCCTGGAGAAGGGCACCCCCAGCCACCTGATGGGCGACACCGTCTTCGCCACCTCACTCCTCGGCGACGAGATCGGCCGCATCCGCACCTGGGGCACCGGCGACGAGAGCCTGACCGAGTACGCCGCCCAGAGCCCCTGCGGGATGATCGACCTCCCGCAGACCTACCTGGAACCCATCCTCCTGTCCAACGCCGCCCGGCGGGGCGCCGTGATCCGGCTGAACACCGAGCTGATCGACTTCGAACAGGACGCTGACGGCGTGACCGCGCGCCTGCGCGACCGGCCCAGCGGCACCGAACACACCGTCCGGGCCCGCTACATGATCGGCGCCGACGGCGGTCGCAGCATCGTCGCCGACAAGCTCGCACTGCCCATGGAGGGGCGGATGGGCAAGGCCGGAAGCATGAACATCGTCTTCAGGGCCGACCTCGCCCGGTACGTCGAGCACCGTCCCAGCGTCCTGTACTGGATCATGCGGCCGGGCGCCGACGTCGGCGGCATCGGCATGGGTCTGCTGCGCATGGTCCGGCCCTGGAACGAGTGGCTCATCGTCTGGGGCTACGACATCGACAACCCCCCGCCGGAGGTCACCGACGAAGCGGCGGCGGCGATCGTCCGCGACCTCGTCGGCGACGAGGAACTCGACGTGCGGATCGACAGCGCCTCCCTGTGGACCGTCAACCACGCCTACGCGACACGACTGCACAGCGGACGCGTCTTCTGCGCCGGAGACGCCGTCCACCGCCACCCGCCGTCCAACGGCCTCGGCTCCAACACCTCCGTCCAGGACTCCTACAACCTGGCCTGGAAGCTGGCGGCCGTCCTCAACGGGCACGCCGGTCCTGAACTGCTGGACACCTACACCGACGAACGGGCCCCCGTCGCCCGGCAGATCGTCGAACGCGCGAATCTCTCCCGGGACCAGTTCCTCCCCCTGTTCGAGGCCCTCGGCGTCGTGGGCGGCGGCGAGAAGGGCATATCCGAGGCCCTGGAGGCGGCCCGCCGGCCGGACGCCGAAGGCGCCGGGAAACGGCGGGCCATCCGCGAGGCGATCGAGCTGAAGCACTACGAGTTCAACGCCCACGGCGTCGAGCACAACCAGCGCTACACGTCCGCGGCCGTCATCCCCGACGGCACCGCCGAGACGGTCACCCGCGACGACGAACTCTTCGGACGCCCGACCTCCCGCCCCGGCGCCAAGCTGCCGCACGCCTGGCTCGTCGACGACAAGGGCGGGCGGATCTCGACTCTCGACCTGGTCGGCAAGGGTGGCTTCACAGTCCTGACCGGCCTGGCCGGCGCCCCATGGGCCGACGCCGCCGGCATCCTGGCCGGGGAACTCGGCCTCGACCTGCGCGGCGTCGTCATCGACCGCGACGCGCACGACGCGTACGGCGAGTGGAGCCGCCGTGCGGAGATCGACGAGGAGGGCGTGCTGCTCGTCCGCCCCGACGGGTACGTGGCCTGGCGTCGGCCGAGTGGAGCCGCCGACATCACCGAGGCGACCCGGCTGCTGCGGGAAGCGCTGACCGCGGTGCTCTGCCAGTGA
- a CDS encoding class I SAM-dependent methyltransferase: MSSQDDRWAKLTGGQAGEEYARRFARLAESGQDVHGEAAFCDALLQPAARVLDAGCGTGRIAVRLTELGHRCTGVDVDGSMLAVARRVAPGQEWLHGDLAHLDGLGLEAGFDLALAAGNVIPLLAPGTEPTVVRQLAAALRPGGLLVTGMGLDAEHLPLPEPTVTLEEFDDWCAQAGLTLRQRFATWSGDPYRPGGGYAVSVHARRVA, encoded by the coding sequence ATGAGCAGCCAGGACGACCGTTGGGCGAAGCTGACAGGCGGGCAGGCCGGGGAGGAGTATGCCCGGCGGTTTGCGCGGCTGGCCGAGTCGGGCCAGGACGTCCACGGCGAGGCCGCCTTCTGCGACGCGTTGCTGCAGCCCGCCGCCCGAGTCCTCGACGCCGGCTGCGGCACCGGGCGGATCGCCGTCCGACTGACCGAGCTGGGTCACCGCTGCACGGGCGTGGACGTCGACGGCTCGATGCTCGCCGTCGCCCGCCGTGTCGCCCCAGGGCAGGAATGGCTCCACGGCGACCTGGCGCACCTGGACGGCCTCGGCCTGGAAGCCGGCTTCGACCTGGCGCTCGCGGCAGGGAACGTCATCCCCCTGCTGGCCCCCGGCACCGAGCCGACTGTCGTGCGGCAGCTCGCCGCCGCACTGCGCCCCGGCGGACTGCTGGTCACCGGAATGGGGCTGGACGCGGAGCACCTGCCGTTGCCGGAACCGACGGTGACGCTGGAGGAGTTCGACGACTGGTGCGCTCAGGCAGGACTGACGTTGCGGCAGCGCTTCGCCACCTGGTCCGGCGACCCCTACCGTCCGGGCGGCGGCTACGCCGTCAGCGTGCACGCCCGCCGCGTCGCCTGA
- a CDS encoding AEC family transporter: protein MLGVLNGFMVIAVVVGVGYVIGRRGYLGDEGRHVLTRLAFSVATPCLLFTTLARADLSILLSTRLLVTAVSTSAAAFLFAAIGLRNGWRAGQLTIGALCSSYVNAANLGIPIAVYVLGDASLVAPVLLFQQIVITPLALTVLDLTRPGERQTLARRLTTPLRNPMAVGTLAGVTMAATGLPLPRPALEPLTLIADMSVPAVLLAFGISLCGSGLPARGDNRPAIWLSAAIKTVVQPLIAWTLAVAVFRLRGDALLDVVVVAALPAAQNLYTYASEYRVGEQLARESILLSTLLSVPALTAVAALLG, encoded by the coding sequence ATGCTGGGCGTTCTCAACGGCTTCATGGTGATCGCCGTCGTCGTCGGCGTCGGATACGTCATCGGCCGCCGCGGGTACCTGGGCGACGAGGGCCGGCACGTCCTGACGAGGCTCGCCTTCAGTGTCGCCACCCCCTGTCTGCTCTTCACCACCCTCGCGCGCGCCGACCTGTCGATCCTGCTGTCGACGCGGCTGCTCGTCACCGCCGTCAGCACGTCTGCGGCGGCCTTCCTCTTCGCCGCGATCGGCCTGCGCAACGGCTGGCGGGCGGGTCAACTCACCATCGGGGCCCTGTGCTCCAGCTATGTCAACGCCGCCAACCTCGGCATCCCGATCGCCGTCTACGTGCTGGGCGACGCCTCCCTCGTCGCGCCGGTCCTGCTCTTCCAGCAGATCGTCATCACCCCGCTCGCCCTGACCGTCCTCGACCTGACCCGGCCCGGCGAACGCCAGACCCTGGCGCGACGGCTGACCACGCCCCTCCGCAACCCGATGGCGGTCGGCACACTCGCGGGAGTGACCATGGCCGCCACCGGCCTGCCCCTCCCCCGGCCCGCCCTGGAGCCCCTCACCCTCATCGCGGACATGTCCGTCCCGGCCGTACTGCTGGCCTTCGGCATCTCCCTCTGCGGCAGCGGCCTGCCCGCCCGGGGCGACAACCGTCCGGCGATCTGGCTCTCCGCCGCCATCAAGACCGTCGTCCAGCCCCTCATCGCCTGGACTCTCGCCGTCGCCGTGTTCCGTCTGCGCGGCGACGCCCTGCTCGACGTCGTCGTGGTCGCCGCTCTGCCGGCCGCCCAGAATCTCTACACCTACGCCTCCGAGTACCGGGTCGGCGAGCAACTCGCCCGCGAGTCGATCCTGTTGTCCACCCTCCTGTCCGTCCCCGCCCTGACCGCCGTCGCGGCGCTGTTGGGATGA